The Rhododendron vialii isolate Sample 1 chromosome 5a, ASM3025357v1 genome contains a region encoding:
- the LOC131326804 gene encoding uncharacterized protein LOC131326804 isoform X1 translates to MGASISRKLKWFLAKRDMKILMLGLDASGKTTILYKLKLGDVVAAVPTTDRFGHCGDITLGIPRDSFSWWTAMIEEESQKLEMSCIRFWVRANYTMQPYLFLRTSKTFRMLCVLLRLLTNFACIRFVSNGGISRVLQLPLAKGFMRVLIGLSPTSPTQHQQPAYALPLLLFKMEGTNKSENLINPWPPLHESTRMDLRLIQGSLVHNVGEIRPTVLRRPFSPHQALSN, encoded by the exons ATGGGTGCTTCCATCTCTCGAAAGCTAAAGTGGTTTCTTGCAAAGCGTGATATGAAAATTCTGATGCTGGGTCTTGATGCTTCAGGGAAGACAACCATCCTGTACAAGTTAAAGCTGGGTGATGTTGTTGCAGCTGTACCCACAACTG ATAGATTCGGCCATTGTGGAGACATTACTTTAGGAATACCCAGGGACTCATTTTCGTGGTGGACAGCAATGATAGAGGAAGAATCTCAGAAGCTCGAAATGAGCTGCATCAGATTCTGGGTGAG GGCGAACTACACGATGCAACCCTACTTGTTTTTGCGAACAAGCAAGACCTTCCGGATGCTATGTGTGCTTCTGAGGTTGCTGACAAACTTTGCCTGCATTCGCTTCGTCAGCAACGGTG GTATATCCAGGGTACTTCAGCTACCTCTGGCCAAGGGCTTTATGAGGGTCTTGATTGGCTTGTCACCAACATCCCCTACACAGCACCAACAGCCTGCCTATGCTCTTCCACTGCTGCTTTTCAAAATGGAAGGGACTAATAAATCAGAAAACCTTATCAACCCATGGCCACCTTTGCATGAGAGCACTAGAATGGACTTGAGACTCATTCAAGGATCCCTCGTGCATAATGTGGGCGAGATCAGACCTACAGTTCTTCGCCGTCCATTTTCTCCCCATCAGGCGTTGTCTAACTAG
- the LOC131326804 gene encoding ADP-ribosylation factor 1-like isoform X2, translating to MGASISRKLKWFLAKRDMKILMLGLDASGKTTILYKLKLGDVVAAVPTTGFNVEAVEYKNISFTVWDVGGQDKIRPLWRHYFRNTQGLIFVVDSNDRGRISEARNELHQILGEGELHDATLLVFANKQDLPDAMCASEVADKLCLHSLRQQRWYIQGTSATSGQGLYEGLDWLVTNIPYTAPTACLCSSTAAFQNGRD from the exons ATGGGTGCTTCCATCTCTCGAAAGCTAAAGTGGTTTCTTGCAAAGCGTGATATGAAAATTCTGATGCTGGGTCTTGATGCTTCAGGGAAGACAACCATCCTGTACAAGTTAAAGCTGGGTGATGTTGTTGCAGCTGTACCCACAACTG GTTTTAATGTAGAAGCTGTGGAGTACAAAAATATCAGCTTTACAGTGTGGGATGTAGGAGGACAAGATAAG ATTCGGCCATTGTGGAGACATTACTTTAGGAATACCCAGGGACTCATTTTCGTGGTGGACAGCAATGATAGAGGAAGAATCTCAGAAGCTCGAAATGAGCTGCATCAGATTCTGGGTGAG GGCGAACTACACGATGCAACCCTACTTGTTTTTGCGAACAAGCAAGACCTTCCGGATGCTATGTGTGCTTCTGAGGTTGCTGACAAACTTTGCCTGCATTCGCTTCGTCAGCAACGGTG GTATATCCAGGGTACTTCAGCTACCTCTGGCCAAGGGCTTTATGAGGGTCTTGATTGGCTTGTCACCAACATCCCCTACACAGCACCAACAGCCTGCCTATGCTCTTCCACTGCTGCTTTTCAAAATGGAAGGGACTAA
- the LOC131326806 gene encoding stress enhanced protein 1, chloroplastic gives MSVTQASSSLYTSIHGIFASRSAKIPGAITRRTVVNVARMGNSFATGSPLSMSRIAGQRKTACKATPFSIRCDLSTKDGNGLDVWLGRVAMIGFATAISVEIVTGKGLLENFGLTSPLPTVALGVTALVGVLTAIFIFQSASKG, from the exons ATGTCTGTCACTCAagcttcttcctctctctataCTTCCAtccatg GAATTTTCGCGTCGAGGTCAGCAAAAATCCCTGGTGCTATCACTCGGCGTACCGTGGTGAACGTGGCTCGAATGGGGAATTCTTTCGCCACTGGTTCTCCGCTCT CGATGTCGAGAATTGCTGGTCAAAGGAAGACTGCATGCAAAGCTACACCATTTTCCATCAGGTGTGATCTGAGCACCAAGGATGGCAATGGTTTGGATGTATGGCTAGGGCGGGTGGCGATGATTGGCTTTGCAACAGCTATTAGTGTTGAAATAGTAACTGGAAAAGGACTTCTGGAG AATTTTGGGCTCACATCCCCGTTGCCAACAGTGGCACTGGGAGTTACAGCATTGGTGGGAGTTTTGACTGCAATATTTATCTTCCAATCTGCCTCTAAGGGTTGA
- the LOC131326799 gene encoding GDSL esterase/lipase At5g03980-like: MASTTTTTLLRCLLVVTLLLSSLPVPSTAQVKGCPFTSIYTFGDGDSSTSDSSTMSDHLAAAFHLPSPKSYASGSSGTESTQGASFATAGATVMSTYFFVERDIQFPRHPLMQSLHTQIKNFFATKEDLQRAILFLEQLGANDYKLAFLQGKSIDEVSRYVPKVVEGIKNTMRKLMNAGATHLFVTGVSPMGCLPGYLTLLRNKDRMQYDSNNCLRGLDAFSRLHNDHLRQALMELRLEFPQVQIVYGDYYKAFMALLRNRVLLGFRKETLTKACCGFGDPYNFHPKETCTNQGVNVCSNPAEYVHWDGFHLTQEASKHVVEAFVAGRGFVYPEFKFPEVMHCTMK, encoded by the coding sequence ATggcttccaccaccaccaccaccctcctcCGTTGTCTCCTCGTTGTGACCCTACTACTGTCTTCCCTCCCTGTTCCATCCACCGCTCAAGTAAAAGGCTGCCCCTTCACCTCCATATACACCTTTGGCGATGGAGACTCCTCCACGTCCGACAGTTCAACCATGTCCGATCACCTCGCTGCGGCTTTCCATTTACCATCTCCCAAATCCTACGCGAGCGGATCTTCCGGTACTGAATCCACCCAGGGCGCATCCTTCGCAACCGCCGGAGCCACCGTCATGAGCACCTACTTCTTTGTGGAGAGAGACATTCAGTTCCCCCGGCATCCTCTGATGCAATCCCTACACACACAGATTAAAAACTTTTTCGCAACCAAGGAGGATCTTCAGAGGGCTATCTTGTTCCTGGAACAACTCGGTGCTAATGACTACAAGCTTGCATTCTTACAAGGGAAATCCATAGATGAGGTATCCCGTTATGTACCGAAGGTGGTTGAGGGTATCAAGAACACTATGAGGAAACTGATGAATGCCGGAGCGACCCATCTGTTTGTCACCGGAGTTTCACCGATGGGGTGTCTCCCCGGCTACTTGACATTGCTACGAAACAAAGACCGGATGCAGTACGATTCGAACAACTGCCTCAGAGGGCTCGATGCATTCTCAAGGCTCCACAACGATCATCTCCGACAAGCACTGATGGAGCTAAGGCTGGAGTTCCCTCAGGTTCAGATTGTGTACGGCGACTACTACAAGGCATTCATGGCTCTGCTTCGGAATCGTGTGCTTTTGGGGTTCAGAAAGGAAACGTTGACGAAGGCTTGCTGTGGATTCGGGGATCCTTACAATTTTCATCCGAAGGAGACGTGCACAAATCAAGGCGTTAACGTGTGCTCGAATCCTGCAGAGTACGTGCATTGGGACGGGTTTCATCTTACTCAAGAGGCGTCGAAGCACGTAGTGGAAGCGTTCGTGGCTGGAAGAGGTTTTGTGTATCCTGAGTTCAAGTTTCCAGAGGTTATGCATTGCACAATGAAGTAG